The following proteins are co-located in the Castor canadensis chromosome 5, mCasCan1.hap1v2, whole genome shotgun sequence genome:
- the Tfap2c gene encoding transcription factor AP-2 gamma isoform X3 — MLWKITDNVKYEEDCEDRHDASSNGNPRIPHLSSAGQHLYSPAPPLSHTGVAEYQPPPYFPPPYQQLAYSQSADPYSHLGEAYAAAINPLHQPAPTGSQQQAWPGRQSQEGTGLPSHHGRPAGLLPHLSGLEAGAVSGRRDAYRRSDLLLPHAHALDAAGLAENLGLHDMAHQMEEVQNVDEQHLLLHDQTVIRKGPISMTKNPLSLPCQKELVGAVMNPSEVFCSVPGRLSLLSSTSKYKVTVAEVQRRLSPPECLNASLLGGVLRRAKSKNGGRSLREKLDKIGLNLPAGRRKAAHVTLLTSLVEGEAVHLARDFAYVCEAEFPSKPVAEYLTRPHLGGRNEMASRKNMLLAAQQVCKEFTDLLNQDRTPNGNSRPTPVLETNIQNCLSHFSLITHGFGSQAICAAVSAVQNYIKEALIAIDKSYMNPGDQSPADSNKTLEKMEKHRK; from the exons ATGTTGTGGAAAATAACCGATAATGTCAAGTATGAAGAGGACTGCGAG gaTCGCCACGACGCGAGCAGCAATGGGAACCCGCGCATCCCGCACCTCTCCTCGGCCGGGCAGCATCTGTACAGCCCCGCGCCGCCCCTCTCCCATACCGGAGTCGCCGAGTACCAGCCACCACCCTATTTTCCACCGCCCTACCAGCAGCTGGCTTATTCGCAGTCGGCGGATCCCTACTCGCACCTGGGAGAAGCTTACGCCGCCGCCATCAACCCTCTGCACCAGCCGGCGCCCACTGGCAGCCAGCAGCAGGCCTGGCCCGGCCGCCAGAGCCAGGAGGGGACCGGCCTGCCCTCGCACCACGGCCGCCCGGCCGGCCTGCTGCCGCACCTCTCCGGGCTGGAGGCGGGTGCCGTGAGCGGGCGCAGGGATGCCTACCGCCGCTCCGATCTGCTGCTGCCCCACGCGCACGCCCTGGACGCCGCGGGCCTGGCGGAGAACCTGGGGCTGCACGACATGGCGCACCAGATGGAGGAGGTGCAG AATGTCGACGAGCAGCACCTGCTTCTGCACGATCAGACTGTCATTCGCAAAG GTCCCATTTCCATGACCAAGAACCCCCTGAGCCTTCCGTGTCAAAAGGAGCTGGTGGGAGCTGTGATGAATCCCAGCGAGGTCTTCTGCTCTGTCCCTGGAAGACTGTCCCTTCTTAGCTCCACGTCTAAATATAAAGTGACGGTGGCTGAAGTGCAGAGGCGACTGTCACCACCTGAATGCTTAAATGCCTCCTTACTGGGAGGTGTTCTCAGAAG AGCCAAATCCAAAAATGGAGGTCGGTCTTTGCGGGAGAAATTGGACAAGATTGGGTTGAACCTTCCGGCCGGGAGACGGAAAGCTGCTCACGTGACCCTCCTAACATCTTTGGTGGAAG GGGAAGCTGTTCATCTGGCTCGGGACTTTGCATATGTCTGCGAAGCTGAATTTCCTAGCAAGCCAGTAGCAGAATATTTAACCAGACCTCATCTTGGAGGACGGAATGAGATGGCCTCCAGGAAGAATATGTTGCTGGCAGCACA GCAAGTGTGTAAAGAATTCACAGACCTCCTCAACCAAGACAGAACACCCAATGGGAACAGCAGGCCCACCCCCGTCTTGGAGACGAACATACAGAACTGCTTGTCTCATTTCAGCCTAATTACACATGGCTTTGGCAGCCAGGCCATCTGTGCCGCAGTGTCCGCCGTGCAGAACTACATCAAAGAAGCCCTGATCGCCATTGACAAATCCTACATGAACCCCGGAGACCAGAGTCCTGCCGACTCCAACAAGACGctagagaaaatggaaaagcaCAGGAAGTGA
- the Tfap2c gene encoding transcription factor AP-2 gamma isoform X2 — MLTLGGDNPLFLPFPGYPCDSLSLPPLHPAPGPMKTHLLGIKSDRRRASGRAQARLPNFQGLSFPLRTRMRGNSDCGRAGRSHFLAPFRPSWLAGSSALAAACSLPNPSGGVGWLPLAGSTTCLEDRHDASSNGNPRIPHLSSAGQHLYSPAPPLSHTGVAEYQPPPYFPPPYQQLAYSQSADPYSHLGEAYAAAINPLHQPAPTGSQQQAWPGRQSQEGTGLPSHHGRPAGLLPHLSGLEAGAVSGRRDAYRRSDLLLPHAHALDAAGLAENLGLHDMAHQMEEVQNVDEQHLLLHDQTVIRKGPISMTKNPLSLPCQKELVGAVMNPSEVFCSVPGRLSLLSSTSKYKVTVAEVQRRLSPPECLNASLLGGVLRRAKSKNGGRSLREKLDKIGLNLPAGRRKAAHVTLLTSLVEGEAVHLARDFAYVCEAEFPSKPVAEYLTRPHLGGRNEMASRKNMLLAAHSECLLGSSSR, encoded by the exons ATGCTTACGCTAGGGGGCGACAATCCCTTGTTTCTCCCGTTTCCTGGCTACCCTTgtgactctctctccctcccccccctccaTCCCGCCCCGGGACCGATGAAGACACATCTTTTAGGAATTAAGTCGGACCGCCGCAGGGCGAGTGGACGTGCGCAGGCAAGGTTGCCCAATTTTCAGGGTCTTTCATTCCCTCTCCGCACCCGGATGCGTGGGAACTCTGACTGTGGCCGGGCAGGGCGATCTCACTTCTTAGCTCCTTTCCGTCCGTCCTGGCTAGCAGGGAGCTCAGCCCTGGCCGCGGCTTGCTCCCTCCCAAATCCCTCGGGCGGCGTGGGGTGGCTGCCACTAGCTGGGAGCACCACCTGCCTGGAG gaTCGCCACGACGCGAGCAGCAATGGGAACCCGCGCATCCCGCACCTCTCCTCGGCCGGGCAGCATCTGTACAGCCCCGCGCCGCCCCTCTCCCATACCGGAGTCGCCGAGTACCAGCCACCACCCTATTTTCCACCGCCCTACCAGCAGCTGGCTTATTCGCAGTCGGCGGATCCCTACTCGCACCTGGGAGAAGCTTACGCCGCCGCCATCAACCCTCTGCACCAGCCGGCGCCCACTGGCAGCCAGCAGCAGGCCTGGCCCGGCCGCCAGAGCCAGGAGGGGACCGGCCTGCCCTCGCACCACGGCCGCCCGGCCGGCCTGCTGCCGCACCTCTCCGGGCTGGAGGCGGGTGCCGTGAGCGGGCGCAGGGATGCCTACCGCCGCTCCGATCTGCTGCTGCCCCACGCGCACGCCCTGGACGCCGCGGGCCTGGCGGAGAACCTGGGGCTGCACGACATGGCGCACCAGATGGAGGAGGTGCAG AATGTCGACGAGCAGCACCTGCTTCTGCACGATCAGACTGTCATTCGCAAAG GTCCCATTTCCATGACCAAGAACCCCCTGAGCCTTCCGTGTCAAAAGGAGCTGGTGGGAGCTGTGATGAATCCCAGCGAGGTCTTCTGCTCTGTCCCTGGAAGACTGTCCCTTCTTAGCTCCACGTCTAAATATAAAGTGACGGTGGCTGAAGTGCAGAGGCGACTGTCACCACCTGAATGCTTAAATGCCTCCTTACTGGGAGGTGTTCTCAGAAG AGCCAAATCCAAAAATGGAGGTCGGTCTTTGCGGGAGAAATTGGACAAGATTGGGTTGAACCTTCCGGCCGGGAGACGGAAAGCTGCTCACGTGACCCTCCTAACATCTTTGGTGGAAG GGGAAGCTGTTCATCTGGCTCGGGACTTTGCATATGTCTGCGAAGCTGAATTTCCTAGCAAGCCAGTAGCAGAATATTTAACCAGACCTCATCTTGGAGGACGGAATGAGATGGCCTCCAGGAAGAATATGTTGCTGGCAGCACA TTCTGAGTGCCTCCTGGGGTCCTCCTCCAGGTGA
- the Tfap2c gene encoding transcription factor AP-2 gamma isoform X1, with the protein MLTLGGDNPLFLPFPGYPCDSLSLPPLHPAPGPMKTHLLGIKSDRRRASGRAQARLPNFQGLSFPLRTRMRGNSDCGRAGRSHFLAPFRPSWLAGSSALAAACSLPNPSGGVGWLPLAGSTTCLEDRHDASSNGNPRIPHLSSAGQHLYSPAPPLSHTGVAEYQPPPYFPPPYQQLAYSQSADPYSHLGEAYAAAINPLHQPAPTGSQQQAWPGRQSQEGTGLPSHHGRPAGLLPHLSGLEAGAVSGRRDAYRRSDLLLPHAHALDAAGLAENLGLHDMAHQMEEVQNVDEQHLLLHDQTVIRKGPISMTKNPLSLPCQKELVGAVMNPSEVFCSVPGRLSLLSSTSKYKVTVAEVQRRLSPPECLNASLLGGVLRRAKSKNGGRSLREKLDKIGLNLPAGRRKAAHVTLLTSLVEGEAVHLARDFAYVCEAEFPSKPVAEYLTRPHLGGRNEMASRKNMLLAAQQVCKEFTDLLNQDRTPNGNSRPTPVLETNIQNCLSHFSLITHGFGSQAICAAVSAVQNYIKEALIAIDKSYMNPGDQSPADSNKTLEKMEKHRK; encoded by the exons ATGCTTACGCTAGGGGGCGACAATCCCTTGTTTCTCCCGTTTCCTGGCTACCCTTgtgactctctctccctcccccccctccaTCCCGCCCCGGGACCGATGAAGACACATCTTTTAGGAATTAAGTCGGACCGCCGCAGGGCGAGTGGACGTGCGCAGGCAAGGTTGCCCAATTTTCAGGGTCTTTCATTCCCTCTCCGCACCCGGATGCGTGGGAACTCTGACTGTGGCCGGGCAGGGCGATCTCACTTCTTAGCTCCTTTCCGTCCGTCCTGGCTAGCAGGGAGCTCAGCCCTGGCCGCGGCTTGCTCCCTCCCAAATCCCTCGGGCGGCGTGGGGTGGCTGCCACTAGCTGGGAGCACCACCTGCCTGGAG gaTCGCCACGACGCGAGCAGCAATGGGAACCCGCGCATCCCGCACCTCTCCTCGGCCGGGCAGCATCTGTACAGCCCCGCGCCGCCCCTCTCCCATACCGGAGTCGCCGAGTACCAGCCACCACCCTATTTTCCACCGCCCTACCAGCAGCTGGCTTATTCGCAGTCGGCGGATCCCTACTCGCACCTGGGAGAAGCTTACGCCGCCGCCATCAACCCTCTGCACCAGCCGGCGCCCACTGGCAGCCAGCAGCAGGCCTGGCCCGGCCGCCAGAGCCAGGAGGGGACCGGCCTGCCCTCGCACCACGGCCGCCCGGCCGGCCTGCTGCCGCACCTCTCCGGGCTGGAGGCGGGTGCCGTGAGCGGGCGCAGGGATGCCTACCGCCGCTCCGATCTGCTGCTGCCCCACGCGCACGCCCTGGACGCCGCGGGCCTGGCGGAGAACCTGGGGCTGCACGACATGGCGCACCAGATGGAGGAGGTGCAG AATGTCGACGAGCAGCACCTGCTTCTGCACGATCAGACTGTCATTCGCAAAG GTCCCATTTCCATGACCAAGAACCCCCTGAGCCTTCCGTGTCAAAAGGAGCTGGTGGGAGCTGTGATGAATCCCAGCGAGGTCTTCTGCTCTGTCCCTGGAAGACTGTCCCTTCTTAGCTCCACGTCTAAATATAAAGTGACGGTGGCTGAAGTGCAGAGGCGACTGTCACCACCTGAATGCTTAAATGCCTCCTTACTGGGAGGTGTTCTCAGAAG AGCCAAATCCAAAAATGGAGGTCGGTCTTTGCGGGAGAAATTGGACAAGATTGGGTTGAACCTTCCGGCCGGGAGACGGAAAGCTGCTCACGTGACCCTCCTAACATCTTTGGTGGAAG GGGAAGCTGTTCATCTGGCTCGGGACTTTGCATATGTCTGCGAAGCTGAATTTCCTAGCAAGCCAGTAGCAGAATATTTAACCAGACCTCATCTTGGAGGACGGAATGAGATGGCCTCCAGGAAGAATATGTTGCTGGCAGCACA GCAAGTGTGTAAAGAATTCACAGACCTCCTCAACCAAGACAGAACACCCAATGGGAACAGCAGGCCCACCCCCGTCTTGGAGACGAACATACAGAACTGCTTGTCTCATTTCAGCCTAATTACACATGGCTTTGGCAGCCAGGCCATCTGTGCCGCAGTGTCCGCCGTGCAGAACTACATCAAAGAAGCCCTGATCGCCATTGACAAATCCTACATGAACCCCGGAGACCAGAGTCCTGCCGACTCCAACAAGACGctagagaaaatggaaaagcaCAGGAAGTGA